CCGGGCACGGCACGCGCTGGGAGGACATGCAGCTCACGGGCTGGCAGGACTGGTACGCGGAGGTGGACCGCGAGCTGCTCGCCCTGCGTGAGCGCTGCGCGCAGGTGTTCGTGGCCGGCCTGTCCATGGGCGGTGCCCTGGCGCTGCGGCTCGCCGCCAAGCACGGGGACGCGGTCAGCGGCATCGTGGTCGTCAATCCGGCGAACAAGGTGCACGGCCTGTCCGCGTACGCCCTCCCGGTCGCCCGCCACCTCGTCCGTTCGACGAACGGGATCGCCAGCGACATCGCCAAGGAAGGCAGCGTGGAGCTGGGGTACGACCGGGTGCCCCTGCACGCGGCGCACTCCCTGCGGAACTTCTTCCGTGTGGTCGACGGCGAGCTCCCGCAGGTCACCCAGCCGCTGCTGCTCCTGCACAGCCCCCAGGACCACGTGGTGCCCCCGGCCGACTCCGCCCGGATCCTCAGCCGGGTCTCCTCCACCGATGTGAAGGAGATCCTGCTGGAACAGAGCTACCACGTGGCGACGTTGGACCACGACGCGGACCGGATCTTCGAGGAGAGCCACGCGTTCATCGGCCGGCTCGCGCCCAGTGTCGGCAAGGAAGGGACGGCCGCAGGTGGCTGAGCACGACTCCGACCGCGAGGACCGCGAGCCGGACGAGAAGGGTGTGCCCTTCGACGAGGACGCCGCCTGGGCGGCGATCGTCGCGGGCTACGGCGAGGAGCCGCCGGACCCGCCGGGTGCGAAGCCGTTCAAGCCGGTGAAGGACCTGGCGCTCCCCGACTGGGAGCCGAACGACGCCAAGGGCGACGATGACGCCAAGGACGAGCCCGCGAAGCCGCTGGGCAGCTCGATCTCCTTCGCGCCCGGCGTCGGCCCGCGGGACTACACGCCGCCGGAGCCCTCCGAGGACGACTTCGACGAGGACGACGAGGGCCACTTCGTGCCGCCGGAGCCGCCGCCGCTGCCCGCGGCCGACACGACGGCGAAGTTCGCCTGGCTCGGGGTGGTCGGCGGTCCGATCCTGCTCCTGCTGGCGGTGCTGCTCGGCTGGGAGATGACCTGGTGGCTCACCACGCTCGGCGTCGGCGGCTTCCTGGGCGGCTTCGTGACGCTGGTGGTGCGCATGAAGACGGACGACGAGGACGACGACGATCCGGGCCGCGGCGCGGTGGTCTGACGCCCCGCTGTGCACGAGGGCCCGTCCGGAACTCCGGACGGGCCCTCGCACGTGCCGCGGCGCCACACACCTCCGTGCGGACCGCGCACGCCCCGCACGGGCACGCATCCCGCGGGGGCCAACACACGCCCCGGACGGGACCGCGCGTGCCCCGGTCGGACCGC
The Streptomyces sp. CGMCC 4.7035 DNA segment above includes these coding regions:
- a CDS encoding alpha/beta hydrolase; translation: MPVLPGAEPYRHDGGEVGVLLCHGFTGSPQSLRPWAEYLAERDLTVSLPLLPGHGTRWEDMQLTGWQDWYAEVDRELLALRERCAQVFVAGLSMGGALALRLAAKHGDAVSGIVVVNPANKVHGLSAYALPVARHLVRSTNGIASDIAKEGSVELGYDRVPLHAAHSLRNFFRVVDGELPQVTQPLLLLHSPQDHVVPPADSARILSRVSSTDVKEILLEQSYHVATLDHDADRIFEESHAFIGRLAPSVGKEGTAAGG